A portion of the Streptomyces sp. YPW6 genome contains these proteins:
- a CDS encoding AfsR/SARP family transcriptional regulator: MSEGPMRYDSANVWQQPGQLSIGLLGPLTLHLDGAQVTASAPKQRQVLALLALNVGRIVTVPALIEELWGDRPPRSHATTLQTYILQLRNAFAAAHAERPGVRQILSTRHNGYLLEGDACTTDVSVFEERVRAGYAASEAGDHRRFSEELRQALQLWRGPALVDIRKGSVLEIEAVSLEESRLGALERRIEADLALGRHADLLGELTRVVARNTMNENLCAYLMIALYRAGRVGRSLEAFHRLRSVLNQELGVEPCPRLQNLQSAILSGHPALDVWSVSWSSEDFAAHRLARAS, encoded by the coding sequence ATGTCCGAGGGCCCCATGAGGTACGACTCCGCCAACGTCTGGCAGCAGCCCGGACAGCTCAGCATCGGGCTGCTCGGCCCCCTGACCCTGCACCTCGACGGGGCGCAGGTGACGGCCAGCGCGCCCAAGCAGCGCCAGGTGCTCGCCCTGCTCGCGCTCAACGTGGGCCGGATCGTCACGGTCCCGGCGCTGATCGAGGAGCTGTGGGGGGACCGTCCCCCGCGCAGCCACGCCACCACCCTGCAGACCTACATCCTCCAGCTGCGCAACGCCTTTGCCGCCGCCCACGCCGAACGCCCCGGTGTGCGGCAGATCCTGAGCACACGTCACAACGGCTACCTCCTGGAGGGCGACGCCTGCACGACGGACGTCTCCGTCTTCGAGGAACGTGTGCGGGCCGGGTACGCCGCCTCCGAGGCCGGCGACCACCGCCGCTTCTCCGAGGAGCTCCGCCAGGCGCTCCAGCTCTGGCGCGGTCCCGCGCTCGTCGACATCCGCAAGGGCAGCGTCCTGGAGATCGAGGCCGTCTCCCTGGAGGAGAGCCGGCTCGGCGCCCTGGAGCGGCGCATCGAGGCCGACCTGGCCCTCGGCCGCCACGCCGACCTGCTCGGCGAACTGACCCGGGTGGTCGCGCGGAACACGATGAACGAGAACCTCTGCGCGTATCTGATGATCGCCCTCTACCGGGCGGGCCGCGTCGGCCGCTCCCTGGAGGCCTTCCACCGGCTCAGGTCCGTCCTCAACCAGGAACTGGGCGTCGAGCCCTGTCCGCGGCTCCAGAACCTCCAGTCGGCGATCCTCTCCGGCCATCCCGCCCTGGACGTCTGGTCCGTCTCCTGGTCCTCGGAGGACTTCGCCGCGCACCGTCTGGCGCGGGCCTCCTGA
- a CDS encoding thioesterase II family protein → MASLTAVDGVVERRVRLHCLAHAGAGASSYRRWPAAAGPAVEVVALPLPGRDRRRREPRVTDRSGLLGDLLAPLLETAHSGPYALYGHSLGALVAYTLTRALADEGAPPPLFLAVGACLPPHATTPLMSAADAPVERLLPLLGGLGSLPKGTSDPGGLWYRSVLPLLRDDLRLARSLRQAALDPATGGPVDVPLLVFAGSDDPLAVPTALREWRRWTTGPVTPRTLAGDHFFVVDEALPALIGEACREHLSRTPAARAPTADGAR, encoded by the coding sequence ATGGCTTCCCTGACGGCGGTCGACGGGGTGGTGGAGCGGCGGGTACGGCTCCACTGCCTCGCCCACGCGGGCGCGGGCGCGTCCAGCTACCGCCGCTGGCCCGCCGCGGCCGGACCCGCGGTGGAGGTGGTGGCCCTTCCGCTGCCCGGCCGGGACCGCCGGCGGCGCGAACCGCGCGTCACCGACCGCTCCGGACTCCTCGGCGACCTGCTCGCGCCGCTCCTGGAAACGGCGCACTCCGGCCCGTACGCGCTGTACGGGCACAGCCTCGGCGCGCTGGTCGCCTACACGCTGACCCGGGCACTGGCCGACGAGGGGGCGCCCCCGCCCCTGTTCCTCGCCGTGGGCGCCTGCCTGCCGCCCCACGCCACGACCCCCCTGATGAGCGCGGCGGACGCCCCCGTCGAGCGGTTGCTGCCGCTCCTCGGCGGCCTCGGCTCGCTGCCGAAGGGAACCTCCGACCCCGGCGGGCTGTGGTACCGCTCCGTCCTGCCCTTGCTCCGTGACGACCTGCGACTGGCCAGGTCCCTGCGGCAGGCGGCCCTGGACCCCGCCACCGGCGGCCCCGTGGACGTCCCCCTGCTCGTCTTCGCCGGCAGCGACGACCCGCTGGCCGTCCCCACCGCGCTCCGGGAGTGGCGGCGGTGGACCACCGGGCCCGTCACCCCGCGCACCCTGGCCGGGGACCACTTCTTCGTCGTCGACGAAGCGCTGCCCGCCCTGATCGGCGAGGCGTGCCGGGAGCACCTGTCCCGTACGCCGGCCGCCCGGGCCCCTACCGCCGACGGCGCGCGGTGA
- a CDS encoding acyl-CoA dehydrogenase: MSAPGTTRPPGQGAHAPARDAPSAPRAAEPARAARLEAALGDPFDPGNPHGHLALLRADEAREVPEATEALLAEAGLAAEFVPHDLGGRLTGLEELARVLRPLFRRDLALGYGFGITSLFAASSVWTAGDEDQRRSLAGVLLGGGRVTIVHREVAHANAILRDEMHAGPRPGGGWLVGGRKDVVINAHRANAFVMYARTSEGDGPRSHSVLILGPDAPAAGEVRRLGRVKTPGMRGAHFSGLELDGVALPDGALVGAVGDGVSLALRSFQTSHCLVPGTVLAGVDSVLRMAVRAATENRPDARPTRRGRKVLAGVFADLLACDAMAVTGLRAMSLVPEQSYLLGAAVKYTMPDLLREDLEELATVLGGRGYDRGPLYGGFQKLVRDLPVAGLGHAGTAVCQAVIVPQLPALARTAWFRTAEPPPALFTPGAPLPPFDHRRLAHSRTDDLLTATLVGVTGRLEGHTGHGSPHSALAALARTFVEELRTLRVHCVTLSGAFDPQACALADRYALVLSAAAVLGLWEARATHGDAFLGDPAWAVLALSRIARRLGVRGADPSDGTVEAVLDELLARCRERRSLDLYGTRLSG; the protein is encoded by the coding sequence GTGAGCGCGCCCGGGACCACTCGGCCGCCCGGACAGGGCGCCCACGCCCCGGCACGGGACGCCCCCTCCGCGCCGCGGGCCGCCGAGCCCGCGCGGGCCGCACGGCTGGAAGCGGCGCTCGGGGATCCCTTCGACCCCGGTAACCCGCACGGCCACCTGGCGCTGCTGCGCGCCGACGAGGCCCGCGAGGTGCCCGAGGCCACCGAGGCGCTGCTCGCCGAGGCCGGGCTGGCCGCCGAGTTCGTCCCTCACGACCTCGGCGGCCGGCTCACCGGCCTGGAGGAGCTGGCCCGCGTCCTGCGCCCGCTGTTCCGCCGTGACCTCGCCCTCGGCTACGGCTTCGGCATCACCTCGCTGTTCGCCGCCTCGTCGGTGTGGACCGCCGGGGACGAGGACCAGCGGCGTTCGCTGGCCGGCGTTCTGCTCGGCGGCGGCCGTGTCACGATCGTGCACCGCGAGGTCGCCCACGCCAACGCCATCCTGCGCGACGAGATGCACGCCGGGCCGCGCCCCGGCGGCGGCTGGCTGGTCGGCGGGCGCAAGGACGTCGTCATCAACGCCCACCGCGCGAACGCGTTCGTCATGTACGCCCGTACGTCGGAAGGGGACGGCCCCCGCAGCCACTCCGTGCTGATCCTCGGCCCCGACGCGCCGGCCGCCGGCGAGGTGCGCCGCCTCGGCCGGGTGAAGACGCCCGGCATGCGCGGGGCGCACTTCTCCGGCCTCGAACTCGACGGTGTGGCCCTGCCGGACGGCGCCCTGGTCGGCGCCGTCGGCGACGGGGTGTCGCTGGCGCTGCGCAGCTTCCAGACCAGCCACTGCCTGGTCCCCGGCACCGTGCTCGCGGGCGTGGACAGCGTCCTGCGCATGGCGGTGCGCGCGGCCACCGAGAACCGGCCCGACGCCCGGCCCACGCGCCGCGGCCGGAAGGTGCTCGCCGGGGTCTTCGCCGATCTGCTGGCCTGCGACGCGATGGCGGTGACCGGGCTGCGGGCGATGAGTCTGGTGCCCGAGCAGTCGTACCTCCTGGGCGCGGCCGTGAAGTACACGATGCCCGATCTGCTGCGCGAGGACCTGGAGGAACTGGCCACCGTGCTCGGCGGGCGCGGCTACGACCGCGGCCCCCTGTACGGGGGCTTCCAGAAGCTCGTGCGCGATCTGCCGGTGGCCGGGCTGGGGCACGCGGGCACCGCCGTCTGCCAGGCGGTGATCGTCCCGCAGCTTCCGGCGCTGGCCCGTACGGCCTGGTTCCGTACCGCCGAGCCGCCGCCCGCGCTCTTCACGCCCGGGGCGCCCCTGCCCCCCTTCGACCACCGGCGGCTGGCCCACTCGCGTACGGACGACCTGCTGACGGCCACCCTCGTCGGGGTCACGGGCCGGCTGGAGGGGCACACCGGACACGGGTCCCCGCACTCCGCGCTGGCCGCGCTCGCCCGGACCTTCGTCGAGGAGCTGCGGACGCTGCGCGTCCATTGCGTCACGCTCAGCGGCGCCTTCGACCCGCAGGCCTGTGCCCTGGCCGACCGCTACGCACTGGTGCTCTCGGCCGCCGCCGTGCTGGGGCTCTGGGAGGCGCGGGCCACGCACGGCGACGCGTTCCTCGGGGATCCGGCATGGGCGGTGCTCGCCCTCAGCCGCATCGCCCGCCGGCTGGGCGTGCGAGGGGCGGACCCGTCCGACGGAACCGTCGAGGCGGTGCTGGACGAGCTGCTCGCCCGGTGCCGGGAGCGGCGCAGCCTCGACCTGTACGGGACGCGGCTGTCGGGCTGA
- a CDS encoding 4'-phosphopantetheinyl transferase superfamily protein, whose product MHQVECAVPVHVPRPDGPWDWVREDLAELGNAVAYTTWTAWLPNVLTTARLRELLGTDWDRYRGAHDPAARYRFAATRLLIKYTAGAALGIEPEHLDLSYRLGGRPYLRGFDQIELSLSHTGDLMAVGLSRTGRIGVDVEPSGRTVRLDLLREQILTATEAAEIAKLPEALRVPHAVRLWTLKEAYSKALGQGLRLGFKEFGFGRDLELHAPDGSAATRGEWGFATHEVLGRYLVSVACHDAGLCTADDTSAGTMLDQGFLSAMRTDSP is encoded by the coding sequence ATGCATCAGGTGGAGTGCGCCGTGCCGGTGCACGTGCCGCGGCCGGACGGGCCGTGGGACTGGGTGCGGGAGGACCTGGCGGAACTCGGTAACGCGGTGGCCTACACGACGTGGACCGCATGGCTGCCGAACGTCCTGACCACCGCCCGGCTGCGCGAGCTGCTGGGCACGGACTGGGACCGCTACCGCGGCGCCCACGACCCCGCCGCCCGCTACCGCTTCGCCGCCACCCGGCTGCTCATCAAGTACACGGCCGGGGCGGCCCTCGGGATCGAGCCGGAGCACCTGGACCTGTCCTACCGGCTCGGCGGGCGCCCGTATTTGCGCGGTTTCGACCAGATCGAGCTGAGCCTGTCGCACACCGGGGACCTGATGGCCGTGGGGCTGAGCCGCACCGGCCGGATCGGGGTGGACGTGGAGCCGTCGGGGCGCACCGTCCGGCTGGACCTGCTGCGGGAGCAGATCCTGACCGCCACCGAGGCGGCGGAGATCGCGAAGCTGCCGGAGGCGCTGCGGGTGCCGCACGCGGTGCGGCTGTGGACGCTGAAGGAGGCGTACTCCAAGGCGCTGGGGCAGGGGTTGCGGCTCGGCTTCAAGGAGTTCGGCTTCGGGCGGGACCTGGAGCTGCACGCCCCGGACGGCAGCGCCGCCACCCGCGGCGAGTGGGGCTTCGCCACGCACGAGGTGCTGGGCCGGTACCTGGTGAGCGTCGCCTGCCACGACGCCGGCCTGTGCACCGCGGACGACACGTCCGCCGGGACCATGCTCGACCAGGGGTTCCTGTCGGCGATGAGGACGGACAGCCCGTGA